In one window of Octopus bimaculoides isolate UCB-OBI-ISO-001 chromosome 20, ASM119413v2, whole genome shotgun sequence DNA:
- the LOC128250362 gene encoding galactosylceramide sulfotransferase-like isoform X2 translates to MIVTMVVIYGFIRIYAGNLDFKLTVPSKLPKHYSFITTTQLLHSNFHRGPGYFKTCKPQSDVVFLKVHKAGSTTVMNILLRYGLYHKLVFVLPKNSNYINRQSELDVNRILPPPKGKRYNILCNHSVYNRSVFHNLFPPGTFYLAIIRQPFEQFKSAFNYYGVTRIVMRQKNSSTNPLRDYLQLRKKISIPKSMNFVNNRMAYDFGIAPENFTNNKAIKDYIEILDKDFDLVMIMEYFDESLILLRRYLCWTMKDIVSVRLNARKSKIETSMDDFERHKNITMADYMIYEHFLGTFWKLVALEGSSFFKELSHYKQIRKIIEAFCKGESKDRKIVIPSSNWNMAFEISQIECKHIIIGEIAFLDIIRKLQYPI, encoded by the coding sequence ATGATAGTTACTATGGTTGTCATATATGGATTTATTCGCATCTACGCCGGGAATTTAGATTTTAAACTAACAGTGCCTTCAAAGTTACCAAAGCATTATTCTTTTATAACTACCACACAGCTACTACACAGCAACTTTCATCGAGGACCGGGCTATTTTAAAACGTGTAAACCTCAATctgatgttgtttttttaaaagtaCACAAAGCTGGGAGTACCACCGTGATGAATATATTACTTCGTTATGGATTATATCATAAACTCGTATTTGTCTTACCGAAGAATAGCAATTATATCAACAGACAATCAGAACTGGATGTCAATAGAATCCTTCCACCACCAAAGGGCAAACGTTACAATATTCTGTGTAACCATTCCGTCTACAACAGATCCGTATTCCATAATTTATTTCCTCCTGGTACTTTCTACCTTGCTATCATCCGGCAACCATTTGAACAATTTAAATCTGCATTTAATTATTACGGTGTGACCCGAATTGTAATGCGCCAAAAGAATTCTTCAACCAATCCTCTCCGAGATTACTTACAGCTACGAAAGAAAATTTCAATTCCGAAGTCTATGAATTTTGTCAATAATCGAATGGCGTATGATTTCGGAATCGCCCCGGAGAATTTTACGAATAACAAGGCAATTAAAGACTATATTGAAATTCTTGATAAGGATTTTGACTTAGTGATGATAATGGAGTATTTTGATGAATCTCTTATTCTACTTCGTCGATATCTTTGTTGGACCATGAAAGATATCGTTTCAGTAAGATTAAATGCACGCAAGAGCAAAATCGAAACATCAATGGATGACTTtgaaagacacaaaaatataacCATGGCAGATTATATGATATACGAACACTTTTTAGGGACCTTTTGGAAGCTGGTCGCTTTAGAAGGATCTTCATTCTTCAAAGAATTGAGTCACTATAAACAGATACGAAAAATAATCGAAGCGTTTTGCAAAGGTGAATCAAAAGACAGAAAGATTGTAATTCCAAGTTCTAACTGGAATATGGCGTTTGAAATATCCCAAATAGAATGTAAACATATTATTATTGGGGAAATAGCTTTTCTTGATATAATCAGAAAATTACAGTAtcctatatga
- the LOC128250362 gene encoding galactosylceramide sulfotransferase-like isoform X1, whose amino-acid sequence MASAGLVRFKKYGLLMIVTMVVIYGFIRIYAGNLDFKLTVPSKLPKHYSFITTTQLLHSNFHRGPGYFKTCKPQSDVVFLKVHKAGSTTVMNILLRYGLYHKLVFVLPKNSNYINRQSELDVNRILPPPKGKRYNILCNHSVYNRSVFHNLFPPGTFYLAIIRQPFEQFKSAFNYYGVTRIVMRQKNSSTNPLRDYLQLRKKISIPKSMNFVNNRMAYDFGIAPENFTNNKAIKDYIEILDKDFDLVMIMEYFDESLILLRRYLCWTMKDIVSVRLNARKSKIETSMDDFERHKNITMADYMIYEHFLGTFWKLVALEGSSFFKELSHYKQIRKIIEAFCKGESKDRKIVIPSSNWNMAFEISQIECKHIIIGEIAFLDIIRKLQYPI is encoded by the coding sequence ATTTAAGAAGTACGGGCTGCTCATGATAGTTACTATGGTTGTCATATATGGATTTATTCGCATCTACGCCGGGAATTTAGATTTTAAACTAACAGTGCCTTCAAAGTTACCAAAGCATTATTCTTTTATAACTACCACACAGCTACTACACAGCAACTTTCATCGAGGACCGGGCTATTTTAAAACGTGTAAACCTCAATctgatgttgtttttttaaaagtaCACAAAGCTGGGAGTACCACCGTGATGAATATATTACTTCGTTATGGATTATATCATAAACTCGTATTTGTCTTACCGAAGAATAGCAATTATATCAACAGACAATCAGAACTGGATGTCAATAGAATCCTTCCACCACCAAAGGGCAAACGTTACAATATTCTGTGTAACCATTCCGTCTACAACAGATCCGTATTCCATAATTTATTTCCTCCTGGTACTTTCTACCTTGCTATCATCCGGCAACCATTTGAACAATTTAAATCTGCATTTAATTATTACGGTGTGACCCGAATTGTAATGCGCCAAAAGAATTCTTCAACCAATCCTCTCCGAGATTACTTACAGCTACGAAAGAAAATTTCAATTCCGAAGTCTATGAATTTTGTCAATAATCGAATGGCGTATGATTTCGGAATCGCCCCGGAGAATTTTACGAATAACAAGGCAATTAAAGACTATATTGAAATTCTTGATAAGGATTTTGACTTAGTGATGATAATGGAGTATTTTGATGAATCTCTTATTCTACTTCGTCGATATCTTTGTTGGACCATGAAAGATATCGTTTCAGTAAGATTAAATGCACGCAAGAGCAAAATCGAAACATCAATGGATGACTTtgaaagacacaaaaatataacCATGGCAGATTATATGATATACGAACACTTTTTAGGGACCTTTTGGAAGCTGGTCGCTTTAGAAGGATCTTCATTCTTCAAAGAATTGAGTCACTATAAACAGATACGAAAAATAATCGAAGCGTTTTGCAAAGGTGAATCAAAAGACAGAAAGATTGTAATTCCAAGTTCTAACTGGAATATGGCGTTTGAAATATCCCAAATAGAATGTAAACATATTATTATTGGGGAAATAGCTTTTCTTGATATAATCAGAAAATTACAGTAtcctatatga